In Melitaea cinxia chromosome 4, ilMelCinx1.1, whole genome shotgun sequence, a single genomic region encodes these proteins:
- the LOC123669934 gene encoding translation initiation factor IF-2-like yields the protein MQKVLFVYLCVLSAFVFVEARPRCRNNNCNRGGGQYGYTQEQYNGQYGYNSQSGYEIDSNNNGGGQSEYSSGGGGNNNGGYSNGAYGSHGSRDSERFDISSFIPQDCPNCRINSLGNGNWNTNTFNIED from the exons ATGCAGaaagttttatttgtgtatttatgtgTTCTTAGCGCATTTGTTTTTGTAGAAGCAAGGCCTAG GTGCAGAAACAACAACTGTAATCGTGGCGGAGGCCAATATGGTTATACTCAAGAACAATATAATGGCCAATACGGATACAATAGCCAATCAGGATATGAAATAGACTCAAACAATAATGGTGGGGGACAAAGTGAATATAGTAGTGGAGGCGGTGGAAATAATAATGGCGGATACAGCAATGGCGCATACGGTAGCCATGGAAGTCGCGATAGCGAAAG ATTTGATATCAGCAGCTTTATACCACAAGATTGTCCGAATTGTAGGATAAATAGCTTAGGTAATGGTAACTGGAACACTAACACATTTAATATAGAAGATTAA
- the LOC123669936 gene encoding uncharacterized protein LOC123669936, whose translation MHSSSVLIFVMCLFTIIVTNECNPMPRDRIYQYTGPHHGYNSHSYHDKYFEQSRNESKDSAEHSKEQLTATGKICHNCRFKEIGNGYKNINEVVIYSSKEEPTLKNH comes from the exons ATGCATTCATCGTCTGTTTTAATTTTCGTTATGTGTTTGTTTACTATTATCGTTACAAATGAATGTAATCCGATGCCCAG gGATCGTATTTACCAGTATACTGGACCTCACCACGGATACAATTCTCACAGTTATCATGATAAATATTTCGAGCAAAGTAGGAACGAAAGTAAAGACAGCGCAGAACATAGTAAAGAACAATTAACTGCAACTGGAAAAATCTGCCACAATTGTAGATTTAAAGAAATTGGAAATGGCTATAAAAACATTAACGAAGTGGTTATTTACAGTTCGAAAGAAGAACCAACGTTAAAAaatcactaa